CGGGCCCCGAACGAACCGGTCCGGGCCGTACCCTGACCTGGAACCACCTGCAGGAGACCGCCGATGCCGCATGCCGACGCGCTGATCGTCACGCTCGCCGGTGAGGTCTACACCAAGTCACCGCGGACGCGGCGGCGGTTCCGCACCGTCCTGGAGGACAACCTGCGTGCGGCCGCTGGCCGCCGTGGAGCGACGTTCCTCGCCGATCCGCTCGACGCCGGACGTGTGCTTCTGACTGCGGACGACCCGGAGGCGGTCACGGCGGCGGCGTGCAGCACGTTCGGTGTGCACCGGGTCGAGCGGGCCCGGCCCCTGCCCGGTGCCAGGTCGCTGGATGACCTGGTGTCCGCTGTCGCCGACCGGGTCCGCGACCGCATCCGCGACCGGGTCTTCGCCGTCCGCGTCCGCCGCCACGGCGAGCACGGCTGGTCCTCGATGGACGCGGAACGCGCGATCGGCTCGGCGCTCCTGCACGACTCGGCGGGAGTCAACCTCGACGACCCCCAGGAGGTCGTCGAGGTCCTCGCCGTGCACGACCGAGCCTGGCTGGTCGAGAGCAGCTGTGAGGGCCCCGGAGGCCTGCCCTTGGGAACGCAAGAGCCGTGCCTGGCGATGGTCTCGGGCGGGTTCGACTCTCCGGTGGCTGCATGGATGCTGATGCGCAAAGGCAGCCCCATGCACGTGTTCCACGTCCAGCTGCGTTGCGCGCAGACCGACCACGCGCTGGCGGTGAGCCGCGAGCTGTGGCACCGCTGGGGCGGAGGCACCAGCCCGCTGGCGTGGATCGTCGACTTCGCTGAAGCGCAGGCGGCGATCCAGCGCGAGATCGCCCCGGCGCTCCGCCAGGTGATCTTGAAGCAGCTGATGGTCGAGGCGGCCGACCGGCTGGCCGACCGCATCGGAGCCCCGGCGATCGTCACCGGCGAGTCGGTGGGTCAGGTGTCCAGCCAGACGCTGCGCCACCTGCAGGAGATCGATCGCTGCTGTTCGCGCCTGGTGCTGCGGCCCCTGGCCGGGCTGGACAAGCAGGAGATCATCGCCCGCGCGCGGACGATCGGGACCCACGAGCTGTCCGTCCGAGCCCAGGAGGTCTGTGACCTGTCCGATGGGCACCGCGTGGCCGTGGCCGCGCGGGAACCGGAGCTGGTTCGCGCCCGCGGGACCCTGCCGGCCGGGCTGGTGGATCGTGCGCTCGCGACCCTGCGGGTCGTCGCGCTGGAGCACTGGTTCCCGGGCGTGGACGCGGTGCCGGTGGTGGCCGAGCCGCCGGTTGGAGCACCGCTGTTCGATGTGACCGAAACCGACATCCCGGAGGCCGATGCGGTCGCCCTCACCGGTGCGGGCGCGGCACACGTCGCGTCGCGCCTCCGCGCCGAGGGCCGCGACGTGTGGCTGGTCGACGCGACACGTCGCCGAACCCAGGCAGTGACGCAACGTAGTGATATCGCTGCGGACGGCGTCTATGCTGCGGCGCGTGGCGGCCGACCAGTGACGGCGTGAGCGCTCAGACCGGAGGCCGGGTGGAGAGGACTGCTGTCGTGGACGTGACCTCCGCCCCGACTGCCGGTGACGCCGAGCACACCGTCACCGACGCCCTCGAGCTCGCGGGTGATCTGGGCGTCGACACCGAGACGGTCCGAGCCCACATCGCCGCACTGCCGGCCTCCTACGTCGAGTGGGTCCCCGCCCGAGCCGTGGTACGCCACGCCGGCATGGCCGCTCGACCGCTGAGTGCAGACGAGCTGCGGACACGGGTGTCATGTGCGCCGCCGGACGACGAGCCCGTCGACGTACTCGACGTGGTGGCGCGGCAGCGTCCCGAGATCCTCGCGACCGTCGCCGGGATCCTCGCCATCCACGGTGGCTCGGTGCGCTCCGCGAGGGCGTTCACACGCAACGACCGCGTCGCGGTGGAGACCTTCCAGGTGTACCGGCCGGTCGGTTCCAGTGCGGCGTGGTGGGTGGCGGTCGAAGGCGATCTCGCTGAGGCCGCCGTCGGCCGTCTCGCGTTGACCGCCCGGGTCCGTCGCGCCGCGCAGGCGGCGCCGGCGGCCGGCGAGCGGTTCCCGGTTGACGTGGCGATCCGGCGCGATCCTGCCGGATCCGAGAGCATCCTCGAGGTCCGCGCCCCCGACCGGGTCGGTCTCCTGTTCGACATCGCGTCCGCTCTCGCGGAACTCAAGCTGCAGGTCGTCGCCGCCGTGGACACGGTCGGGAACGAAGCGATCGACGCCTTCCGACTCCTCACCGCAGACGGGTCGGCGCTGGACGAGGACCACGCCGCCGAGGTCCTGCTCGCGGTCGGCGACGCGTTGCGCTCACCGCGCTAGCGCCAAGGGGGGTGTCCACACGCCGGTCCGTAGGCTGGCGGGGACAGCGCACGTGAGGGCACGCATGATCGCCGAGGACACGGTCCTGTCGGACCGGTACAGGATCGTGTCGGTGCTCGGCCGTGGCGGGATGGGTCGGGTCTACGAAGCCGTGGACCTCGAGCGCGACGAGCGGGTCGCGATCAAGGTGCTGGGGACCGCCGAACCCCGCGACGTGCGTCGTTTCGCGTCCGAATCGGAGGTGCTCGCCCAGCTCGATCACCACGCGATCGTCAAGATGTTGGGCGCGGGCCAGCACGGCGACATCCCGTACCTGGTGATGCAGCTCATCCGGGGCCGCTCGCTCGCTGACGAGCTCCGCGACGGCCCGCTGCATCCCGATCAGGCCCGCCGTATCGGCCGGGATGTCGCCGCTGCGCTGGCGTACGCACATCGCCACGGTGTCGTCCACCGCGACGTGAAGCCGGGCAACGTCCTGATCGGTGAGGACGGTTCCGCTCAGCTGGCTGACTTCGGGATCGCTCGACTGGCGGATGTCACTGGGGTCACCACCACCGGCGTCACCATGGGCACGGCCGCGTACCTGGCGCCCGAGCAGGCCCGCGGCGGCGGCGTCGGCCCGCCCGCCGACGTCTACGCCCTCGGCCTGATCCTCCTCGAAGCACTGACCGGCGAGAAAGCGTTCAGCGGGACCCCGACCGAGGCCGCCGTGGCGCGGCTGTCGCGCGACCCGCCCATGCCAGACCGACTCGAGGACGGCTGGCGGCAGCTGCTGCGCCGCCTCACGGCCCGCGACCCACAGGCCCGGCCGACCGCCGAGGAGGTCGCCAGCCTGCTGGAACAGGAGCCGAGCGCTGCGGCGCTGGACACGGTTGCGCTCCGCCCAGCCGACGGCGACACAACGACCGAGATCCCGACGCCGACGACACCGCAGCGGCCCGATCGCGTCCGCCGGGTCATGCCGGGCCTGGTGCTGGCCGTGATCGCCGTGGTCGCCGTGGCGGTGCTGCTGTGGGCGCTGCCGCCCGACCGGACCCAACCTTCCCCGCAGGAACCGCCCACGACGTCCCCGACCGCGGAGCTGCCGCAGCCGCTCGAGGATTCCCTCAACCGCTTGGATCAGGAGGTCAGCGGATGACCGGACGCTTGGTTGCCCTGGCCGTTGCGGCCGCCGTGGTCGTGACCGGGTGCGGTGGCGGCGGTCTCCCAGAACCGCTCGCCCAGGACCTGCAGCGGCGAGTCGCCGAGGTGCGTCAGGCGGCCGTCGCCCAGGACCGGCCGGCGGCGCAGCAGGGGTTGGCCGAGATCCGCGCCGTCGTCGAGCAGGCCCGGGCGGAAGGGCGCATCAGCGCCGAGAAGGCGAGCGACATCCTGGCGGCGGTGGAACAGGTCGAGGTGAACCTGGGCCTCCTCCCGGAGCCGGCACCGCCTCCTCCGCCCCCGCCGGACGAGACCGCCGGGGACAACGACCGCGGCGAGGACCGCGGGAAAGACGATGACCGAGGCAAGGACCAAGACGAGGGGGAGAAGAAAGGCGAGGACAAGGGCGAGAAGAAGGGCAAGGACGGAGACGAAGACGACGACTGAGCTGCCGGGAGCGGCGTTGGCGGCGGTCACCGCCGGGTGGTGGGTCGTACGAGGCCGCGATCGGCGAGGCCGGCGTAGGCCGCGAGCACGTGGTCGACGCCGATCTGCAGGAGTCCGGGGTCGACCCGACGGCCGTGGGGGTCGCCTCGACGGCCCGCCCAGAGGGCGACGTGCTGACGGCGTTGGGGGGGTGGTCCCCATTCGCTGGGCGGGACGGGGCCGAAGAGGACGACCGAGGGGGTGGCGAAGGCGGTGGCCAGGTGCTGGATGCCGGTGTCACCCGAGATGACCGCGTTGGCCGTCGCGGTGAGGGCGGCGAGCTGCCGGAGATCGATGCGGCCGGCCAGGACGCGTTCCGGTGGGAGGTCGGCACCGGCGGCGACACGTTCAGCGATCGGTCTCTCGTTCGTCGAGCCGGTGACGACCACGTCGGGAAGTGCCCGGGCGACCGCCGAGAAACGTTGCGGGGGCCAGCGACGCGCGGGGTCCTTGGCTCCGACGTGAACGACCGTGGCACCATGGCGGACGCGCACGTTCCCGGGGGCCACGAGGTCGAGGTCGGTCGGGTCGCAGGGGATGTCGTGCTCGTGCAGGAGGCGGCACCACCGCTTGACCTCGTGCTCGTCGGGGCGCCAGTCGACGTGACTGCCGGCGAAGGCGATCAGCCGTCGTGGTCGCGTTGCGGCGACGATGCTCGCGCTCTCGGGGCCGCGGCCGTGCAGGTTCACGGCGATGTCGAACGGCCCGTTGACGGGGCCGAGCTCCTCGGTTGGCAGCAGCCGGTCGACCGCTGCGATCAGGTCCACGATGGGCCGCAGCCACCCCTGGGTGGCCAGCACGATCTGGTGGTCGGGCAGCGCACGTCGCAGGCCGCGGAGGGCCGGGACGGCGGTCAGCAGGTCTCCCAGTCCCAGTGGGCGGTAGACGAGCGCGACCTCGGCTTCGCGTTCCGGCTCCTGGTCGATCACACCGTGCTGCCTCCGCTCACCGCCGGGCCGCGTCGACGCTGCCCACGGCGCGTCGGACAGCGCGGACGCTAGCCCGAGCCTGCCAGAGCGCGACCCGTCCGCCGCTGCCAACAGCCATCGATCCACGTGTGTTCTCCCGGCGATCTCAGAACCAACCCGGAGCGACACGGTGACAGCCTGCCGGCACACGGCGTTGTTGCGCTCCGCGGTGGACGACCCGAGGCTGCCAGCGACCGTCCCGGGGTACAGCGGCGCCCCGACGGCTGGCCGCAGCACCGGGCGTATCGTCGGGCCATGTCCGACGCCGGGGGCTCCGTTCCGACCGTGACGGACCCGCATGCGCGCGACGGCGAGGAGATCGCCGGTGAGCTCAGCGTCGATCCCGAACGCGGCCTGAGTTCCGGCGACGTCGAGCGCCGCCGTCGCGCGGTTGGGCCGAACACCGTCCGTCCCCGGCGGACCCGGCAGTGGTGGCGGATCCTGTGGAGCCAGATCAAGAGCGCTGTGGTCGTCCTGCTGGCGGCCGCGGGACTCGTCGGGCTGGCGGTCGGCCACGTCGAGGAGGCCGCCGCGATCGGGGTCGTCCTCGTGGCGAACACCGTCGTGGGGTTCCTGACCGAGTACCAGGCGGCGCGGTCCATCGCGTCGCTGCGGGAGATGATGCGCACGATCGCGGAGGTCGAGCGTGACGACCGCCGCGACGAGATCGATGCGCGTGAGCTCGTCCCTGGCGACATCGTCACGGTGGAGGCCGGTGAGCGGGTTCCGGCCGACGTTCGCCTCCTGGAGACCGAGGACCTCACCGTCGACGAGTCGGCGATCACCGGCGAGTCCGAACCGGTCACCAAGGGGGTGGCCGCGGTGGCCGCGGACGCGCCGCTGGCTGAGCGCACCTGCATGCTGTTCATGGGCACGACCGCACGGGCCGGGCGGGGGCGCGGTGTCGTGGTCTCCACCGGCCGAGCGACGCACATGGGGCGGGTTGCGGAGCTCGCCGAGGCAGCCGATCAGCCACCCGTCCCCCTGCAGGCGGGCCTGGCACGGCTGAGTCGTCGCCTGGCGCTGACGGTGGTGATCGGCGCGGGTGCGCTCGCCGGGATCGGCGTGCTGCGGGGGCGTCCCCCCACCGAGGTCGCCGAGGTCGCCATCGCGCTCGCCATCGCGGTCGTCCCCGAGGGGCTACCTGCGGTCGCGACGCTCACCCTGGCCGTGGGGATGCGACGCATGGCGCGCCGGCACGCGCTGGTCCGCAACCTGCCGGCAGTCGAGACGCTGGGGTCCACCACCGTGGTGTGCTCCGACAAGACCGGGACGTTGACGGTCAACCGCATGGACGTCGCGGAGGTCGTCACGGCCGACGGCGCCGACGAACGGCGGCTGTGGGAGACGGCGGTGCTCTGCAACGACGCCGACATCGATCCCGACGGGGATCCGGTTGGTGACCCGACCGAGGTGGCGCTGCTGACCGGCGCGAGCTCGGCGGACCTCGACTGGCGTCGTCTACGCGACGACCGACCGCGCCAGCGCGAGGTCCCGTTCGACTCAGAGACGATGCGGATGGCGACCATCAACGACGGGACCGTGCACGTCAAGGGCGCCGCAGAGGCCATCCTGGATCCTGTTCAGCACCGCCAGCTCGCCGACGCCGCCCAACGCATGGCGGAAGACGCGATGCGTACGCTGGCGTTCGCGCGCCGCGACGCTCCCGACCGGGACGCTGCCGACAGCGCGCTGTTCGAAGGCCTCGACGCACTCGGGGTGGTCGGTCTACGCGACCCGCCCCGCGACGCTGCGGTCGAGACGGTCGACCGCTTCCACCGTGCCGGGATCCGCGTCGTGATGATCACCGGCGACCAGCCGGAGATGGCGCGTGCGCTCGCCGACCAGCTTCAGCTGGCCAGCCACCAGGTGATCACCGGGCCACAGCTCGACGACGCCGACGACGACGACCTCGTCGCGCTCGTCGGTGAAGTGGATGTCTTCGCCCGGGTCGACGCGGAACACAAGCTGCGCATCATCCGGGCGCTGCAGGGGCGGGGCGAGGTCGTGGCGGTCACCGGGGACGGCGTGAACGACGCGCCCGCGCTGAGTCAGGCCGACGTCGGGGTGTCGATGGGGTCGGGGACGGATGTCGCCCACGAGGCGTCCGACATGGTGTTGACCGACGACGACTTCAACACGATCGAGTCGGCCGTGGAGGAGGGGCGGAGGATCTTCACCAACATCCGACGCTTCGGCCAGTTCCTGTTCTCGTGGCACGTGGCCGAGGTCACCGTCGTGTCCGCCGCCCTGCTGGCCGGCCTCGATCCGCCGCTCGTCGGCCTGATGATCCTGTGGAACAACCTCATCATCGACGTGTTGCCGTCGTTCGCGCTCGCCCTCGAGCCGCGTGGTGCGGAGGTGATGCGGCAACCGCCGCGGCCGCCTGGCGAGCCGGTGATGACGCGTGACGTTGTCCGCAGGCTCGTGGCCCACGGCCTGCTGGTCGCTGCGGTCGGTCTCGCCGGGTACGCCGTGGGACTGTGGGGTCTGCGGCTAGAGGTAGCCGGGGCCCAGACGCTGACGTTCGTGACGTTGACCGCCGCCCAGGTGCTAGCGGTGTTCAACGCGCGCAGCGAGCATGGTCTGGGCTTCGCGGGTGCCGGGCGGAACGTGTGGCTGTGGGCGGCGCTGGCGGCGACCATCGCGTTGGAGGCCGCGGCGCTCGGCGTGCCGCCGCTGCGCGACCTGCTCGGGCTGACCGTGCTCCCGCCCGCCGCGTGGCTCGTTGCGGCACTCCTCGCACCGGTCCCGCTCCTGGTTGTGCAGGCCTGGCGGGTGGCGAGGCATGCTCGCAACTCCAAGACGTGAGGGAGGCGAGGATGCTGAGGATCTTGGCCGGCAACGCCAACGCCCCGCTGGCCCACGACATCGCAGCCACGCTCGGGCTGGAACCCACCGGTTGCCGGGTGGACCGGTTCCCCGACGGAGAGTTGGACGTCGCGGTGGACCCCGACGTGGCCGGCGGCGACTGCTACATCGTGCAGCCCACGAGTCCGCCGGTGGACCGGCACCTGCTGGAGCTGTTCCTCCTGGTCGATGCCTGCCGCCGCGCCGGAGCCGATCGCCTCAGCGCCGTGATCCCCTACTTCGGCTACGCCCGCCAGGACCGTAGAGGCGAAGCAGGAGAGCCGGTCAGCGTCCGGGTGATCGGCCACCTCCTGGCCTCGGTCGACCTCGAACGGATCGTGGTGGTCGATCCCCACAGCCCCGACCTCGAGGCGATCGTCGGCTTACCGACCGAACCCGTGACCGCGGTGCCCGTGCTGGCCGACGCCGTGGCCCGCGACCTCCCCGACAACGCGGTGGTCGTGGCGCCCGATCTCGGGGCGGTCGAGCTCGCCGAGGAGTACGCGGGACATCTGCGCCGCCCCGTCGCGGTGGTGCGCAAGACCCGGGTGTCGGGCGACACCGTCCGGGCCGATCAGGTGGTCGGCGACGTCCGCGGTCAGGCGCCCGTGATCGTCGACGACATGATCAGCACGGGAGGCACGATCGAGGCGGCGGCGCGCGCGCTGATGGACGCGGGCGCACAGCGCCCCATCACGGTCGTCGCCACCCACGGTCTGTTCGTCGGCGACGCCCCGCAACGGTTCGGCGAGCTACAGGTGGACCGCCTGATCGTCACCGACACCGTCCCACCGGGTCGGCTGGCGTCCGCGGAGGTCGTCGGCGTCGCGGGGCGCCTGGCCGAGGCGGTGCAGCGCCTGCACGAGCGGCGCTCGCTCGCGCCGCTGGAAGCCTTCCGCTGACCTACTCCTCCTCCACCACCAGGACCCCGTCCTCCCCCGCCTGACGGTGGCCGGACAGATGGCAGTAGTAGGTGTACTCCCCCGGTGGGAGTGCGACGGTGCCCTGATCCGCCTCACCGGGCGCAGCGCGCAGGGCCAACTGTTCCTCGTACCCCTCGATCGTGAGGGTGTGCTCGTCGCCGGCGTTGTTCTCCAGTCGGATCGTCACCTGGCCCGCCTGGGCGGTGGCCTCCCGGGGTTCGAACCGGGCGGGATCGATGACGCGCACCGTGACGTCCACATCCGGGCTCTGCGCCGGGTCGCCAGCGGTCGGTTCGACACCCTCAGGCCCCTGCGCCCCGAAGGGGTCCTCGGGCGGGGCGGGGCGGCAGCCGACGACGAGCGCAGCGGCCAGCACGGCGACGATGGCGACAAGTGAGCGGCGCAACGACGACCCTCCGGAAGACCCCGACAGCCCACCCTACGTGGTGGGCG
This Actinomycetota bacterium DNA region includes the following protein-coding sequences:
- a CDS encoding serine/threonine protein kinase, whose translation is MRARMIAEDTVLSDRYRIVSVLGRGGMGRVYEAVDLERDERVAIKVLGTAEPRDVRRFASESEVLAQLDHHAIVKMLGAGQHGDIPYLVMQLIRGRSLADELRDGPLHPDQARRIGRDVAAALAYAHRHGVVHRDVKPGNVLIGEDGSAQLADFGIARLADVTGVTTTGVTMGTAAYLAPEQARGGGVGPPADVYALGLILLEALTGEKAFSGTPTEAAVARLSRDPPMPDRLEDGWRQLLRRLTARDPQARPTAEEVASLLEQEPSAAALDTVALRPADGDTTTEIPTPTTPQRPDRVRRVMPGLVLAVIAVVAVAVLLWALPPDRTQPSPQEPPTTSPTAELPQPLEDSLNRLDQEVSG
- a CDS encoding glycosyltransferase family 9 protein; this encodes MIDQEPEREAEVALVYRPLGLGDLLTAVPALRGLRRALPDHQIVLATQGWLRPIVDLIAAVDRLLPTEELGPVNGPFDIAVNLHGRGPESASIVAATRPRRLIAFAGSHVDWRPDEHEVKRWCRLLHEHDIPCDPTDLDLVAPGNVRVRHGATVVHVGAKDPARRWPPQRFSAVARALPDVVVTGSTNERPIAERVAAGADLPPERVLAGRIDLRQLAALTATANAVISGDTGIQHLATAFATPSVVLFGPVPPSEWGPPPQRRQHVALWAGRRGDPHGRRVDPGLLQIGVDHVLAAYAGLADRGLVRPTTRR
- a CDS encoding HAD-IC family P-type ATPase, giving the protein MTDPHARDGEEIAGELSVDPERGLSSGDVERRRRAVGPNTVRPRRTRQWWRILWSQIKSAVVVLLAAAGLVGLAVGHVEEAAAIGVVLVANTVVGFLTEYQAARSIASLREMMRTIAEVERDDRRDEIDARELVPGDIVTVEAGERVPADVRLLETEDLTVDESAITGESEPVTKGVAAVAADAPLAERTCMLFMGTTARAGRGRGVVVSTGRATHMGRVAELAEAADQPPVPLQAGLARLSRRLALTVVIGAGALAGIGVLRGRPPTEVAEVAIALAIAVVPEGLPAVATLTLAVGMRRMARRHALVRNLPAVETLGSTTVVCSDKTGTLTVNRMDVAEVVTADGADERRLWETAVLCNDADIDPDGDPVGDPTEVALLTGASSADLDWRRLRDDRPRQREVPFDSETMRMATINDGTVHVKGAAEAILDPVQHRQLADAAQRMAEDAMRTLAFARRDAPDRDAADSALFEGLDALGVVGLRDPPRDAAVETVDRFHRAGIRVVMITGDQPEMARALADQLQLASHQVITGPQLDDADDDDLVALVGEVDVFARVDAEHKLRIIRALQGRGEVVAVTGDGVNDAPALSQADVGVSMGSGTDVAHEASDMVLTDDDFNTIESAVEEGRRIFTNIRRFGQFLFSWHVAEVTVVSAALLAGLDPPLVGLMILWNNLIIDVLPSFALALEPRGAEVMRQPPRPPGEPVMTRDVVRRLVAHGLLVAAVGLAGYAVGLWGLRLEVAGAQTLTFVTLTAAQVLAVFNARSEHGLGFAGAGRNVWLWAALAATIALEAAALGVPPLRDLLGLTVLPPAAWLVAALLAPVPLLVVQAWRVARHARNSKT
- a CDS encoding ribose-phosphate pyrophosphokinase — translated: MLRILAGNANAPLAHDIAATLGLEPTGCRVDRFPDGELDVAVDPDVAGGDCYIVQPTSPPVDRHLLELFLLVDACRRAGADRLSAVIPYFGYARQDRRGEAGEPVSVRVIGHLLASVDLERIVVVDPHSPDLEAIVGLPTEPVTAVPVLADAVARDLPDNAVVVAPDLGAVELAEEYAGHLRRPVAVVRKTRVSGDTVRADQVVGDVRGQAPVIVDDMISTGGTIEAAARALMDAGAQRPITVVATHGLFVGDAPQRFGELQVDRLIVTDTVPPGRLASAEVVGVAGRLAEAVQRLHERRSLAPLEAFR
- a CDS encoding cupredoxin domain-containing protein, whose protein sequence is MRRSLVAIVAVLAAALVVGCRPAPPEDPFGAQGPEGVEPTAGDPAQSPDVDVTVRVIDPARFEPREATAQAGQVTIRLENNAGDEHTLTIEGYEEQLALRAAPGEADQGTVALPPGEYTYYCHLSGHRQAGEDGVLVVEEE